A section of the Solitalea canadensis DSM 3403 genome encodes:
- a CDS encoding SLATT domain-containing protein: MPTHQQPNLIEKITQFIFIFCGIGFILTLSGLLAYSAYAVIPSSPFRELAAIIIVLMVLTLLFAILSFWASRKRIKNIWKTVEANFNQHESVSKTDYLIKRIAFSLEEFNASTKWMYRNVRLYKYSTVVLSGLATVILGLNFSYFFSERTIYLSVTKDIALVLNTVVTALATLSIFWNVDKYWIQNKIIKHQLRQLKSSIEFERSENRELTDEQLKSYFNKHQRILREFHLYWEGVMTEKDNGDKDH, encoded by the coding sequence ATGCCAACACATCAACAACCAAACTTAATTGAAAAAATAACTCAATTTATATTTATTTTTTGCGGAATAGGTTTTATTCTAACACTGTCAGGATTATTGGCTTACTCAGCTTATGCCGTTATTCCATCAAGTCCTTTTCGCGAGCTAGCAGCGATAATAATTGTTTTAATGGTACTTACCTTACTGTTTGCCATCCTTAGCTTTTGGGCTTCACGCAAACGGATAAAAAACATCTGGAAAACAGTTGAAGCTAACTTCAACCAACATGAATCGGTTTCAAAAACCGATTATTTGATTAAACGAATAGCTTTTAGTCTTGAAGAGTTCAATGCCAGTACAAAGTGGATGTATCGAAATGTACGGTTGTATAAATATTCTACTGTTGTGCTTTCTGGTTTGGCAACGGTAATTCTAGGGCTTAATTTTTCCTACTTCTTTAGTGAACGTACAATTTATCTGAGTGTAACCAAAGACATTGCATTGGTGTTAAACACTGTTGTTACAGCATTAGCAACCCTATCAATTTTTTGGAATGTAGATAAATACTGGATCCAGAACAAGATTATTAAACACCAGCTTCGACAGCTTAAAAGTTCCATAGAATTTGAGCGTAGTGAAAACCGGGAACTCACGGATGAGCAATTGAAGTCATATTTCAATAAACACCAACGTATTTTGAGGGAGTTTCATTTGTATTGGGAAGGAGTTATGACCGAGAAGGATAATGGGGATAAAGATCATTGA
- the hisS gene encoding histidine--tRNA ligase, translating to MQIMKPSIPKGTRDFSPIEVARRTYIFDTIKRVFQKYGYQPIETPVMENLSTLTGKYGEEGDQLIFKVLNSGDFLSKVDAQKLEAKNSKSVTFDISEKALRYDLTVPFARYVVMHQNEIAMPFKRYQVQPVWRADRPQKGRYREFYQCDADVVGSESLLNEAEFVCIYDEALSNLGLQDFSIKINNRKILTGIAEIIGKPELIVDMTVAIDKLDKIGYDGVVKELIERGFTESDVEVLRPFIELKGSNEEKLAVLKQSLANSPTGKKGIEELETIFSYLTSFKLNKATVELDITLARGLNYYTGAIFEVKSNEVQMGSIGGGGRYDDLTGMFGLKGVTGAGISFGADRIYDVMLELNLFPESAVTSTKVLLTNFDAAAEKYALPILVQLRTNDINTELYPASAKLQKQMKYADAKQIPFVVLIGEEEMQSGKLTLKNMQSGEQEKLSVEEIIKKLK from the coding sequence ATACAGATAATGAAACCAAGTATCCCAAAAGGAACACGTGATTTTTCCCCGATTGAAGTAGCTCGCAGAACCTATATATTCGATACCATTAAGAGAGTGTTTCAAAAATACGGCTATCAGCCTATTGAAACTCCTGTAATGGAAAACCTTAGCACCCTTACCGGAAAGTATGGGGAAGAAGGTGATCAGTTGATCTTTAAAGTGTTGAACTCAGGTGACTTTTTGTCGAAGGTTGATGCTCAAAAATTAGAAGCAAAGAATTCAAAGTCAGTTACCTTTGATATTTCTGAAAAAGCCCTTCGCTATGATTTAACAGTTCCATTTGCTAGGTATGTGGTAATGCATCAGAACGAAATCGCAATGCCATTTAAACGTTACCAGGTTCAGCCTGTTTGGCGTGCTGATAGGCCTCAGAAAGGACGCTATCGCGAGTTTTACCAATGCGATGCCGATGTGGTTGGGTCTGAGTCATTATTGAATGAAGCAGAGTTTGTTTGTATTTACGATGAAGCCCTTTCAAACCTTGGCCTGCAAGATTTTTCCATCAAGATCAATAATCGTAAAATCTTAACTGGTATAGCTGAGATTATTGGTAAACCAGAGTTAATCGTTGATATGACAGTTGCCATCGATAAACTGGATAAGATCGGTTATGATGGTGTGGTGAAAGAGTTAATAGAGCGAGGATTTACCGAAAGTGATGTAGAAGTTCTTCGACCGTTTATTGAGCTGAAAGGATCTAATGAAGAAAAATTAGCCGTTTTAAAGCAAAGCCTCGCAAACTCTCCAACCGGAAAAAAAGGTATTGAAGAGCTGGAAACCATATTTTCCTATTTAACATCTTTTAAGCTAAATAAAGCAACTGTTGAGTTGGATATTACCTTAGCCCGTGGATTGAATTACTATACAGGAGCCATTTTTGAGGTAAAATCTAACGAAGTTCAGATGGGGTCAATCGGTGGCGGTGGTCGCTACGATGATCTTACAGGTATGTTTGGTCTAAAAGGAGTAACAGGCGCAGGTATTTCATTTGGAGCTGACCGTATTTACGACGTGATGCTTGAGTTAAATTTGTTCCCTGAAAGTGCAGTTACTTCAACCAAGGTGTTATTAACCAATTTTGATGCCGCAGCAGAGAAATATGCACTTCCTATACTGGTGCAACTAAGGACTAATGATATTAATACTGAATTGTATCCGGCTTCAGCGAAATTGCAAAAGCAAATGAAATATGCTGATGCCAAACAAATTCCGTTTGTTGTTTTAATCGGAGAGGAAGAAATGCAATCAGGTAAGCTTACCTTAAAAAATATGCAAAGCGGTGAGCAGGAGAAGCTAAGTGTAGAAGAGATAATTAAAAAACTAAAATAA
- the amaB gene encoding L-piperidine-6-carboxylate dehydrogenase, with the protein MNLIDIPSILEELKITAHNPAWSTGLNWATGDGETSKTIVSPVDGKTIATASFASAGDYDHVVKTAQQAFKTWRLVPAPKRGEIVRQIGEELRAKKKALGALVSYEMGKSLQEGYGEVQEMIDICDFAVGLSRQLYGLTMHSERSRHRMYEQYHPLGIVGIISAFNFPVAVWSWNAALAWVCGDVCIWKPSEKTPLTAIACQKIAAQVFEKNGIAEGVSCLIIGDRTIGELMSNDTRVPLVSATGSTRMGKAVGAAVGQRLGRSLLELGGNNSIIISEHADLNMALPGVVFGAVGTAGQRCTTTRRLIIHESVYEAFKTKLANAYTQLRFGNPLDETNHVGPLIDKDAVQQYLNAIEKAKSEGATIVVEGGVLAGNGFESGCYVKPAIFEAENHYEIVQHETFAPILYIMKYKNIEEAIELQNGVPQGLSSAIMTTHLREAEKFLSHGGSDCGIANVNIGTSGAEIGGAFGGEKETGGGRESGSDAWKVYMRRQTNTINYGDDLPLAQGIKFDL; encoded by the coding sequence ATGAACCTTATTGATATCCCTTCCATTCTGGAAGAATTAAAAATTACTGCGCATAATCCGGCTTGGAGCACTGGTTTGAACTGGGCTACTGGTGACGGTGAAACCTCAAAAACGATAGTATCTCCTGTTGATGGAAAAACGATAGCTACTGCCTCTTTTGCATCTGCCGGAGATTATGACCACGTGGTTAAAACAGCTCAACAAGCATTCAAAACATGGCGATTAGTTCCTGCGCCTAAGAGAGGGGAAATCGTGAGACAAATCGGAGAGGAATTACGTGCTAAGAAAAAAGCATTGGGAGCGCTTGTTTCTTACGAAATGGGAAAAAGCTTGCAAGAGGGTTATGGTGAAGTACAAGAAATGATCGATATCTGTGACTTTGCGGTAGGGCTATCTCGTCAGTTATATGGACTAACAATGCACTCGGAGCGTTCGCGCCATCGTATGTATGAACAGTACCATCCACTTGGTATCGTAGGAATTATTTCAGCGTTCAATTTTCCGGTGGCCGTTTGGTCTTGGAACGCAGCTTTAGCTTGGGTTTGTGGCGATGTCTGTATCTGGAAACCGTCAGAAAAAACTCCTTTAACAGCCATTGCTTGTCAAAAAATTGCTGCACAAGTTTTTGAGAAAAATGGGATTGCAGAAGGCGTTTCCTGCTTAATTATCGGCGACCGCACTATTGGTGAATTAATGTCGAATGACACCCGCGTTCCATTGGTGTCGGCAACTGGGTCAACTCGTATGGGAAAAGCCGTTGGAGCTGCTGTTGGTCAACGTTTGGGCAGAAGCTTGTTGGAATTAGGAGGAAATAACTCCATCATTATCTCTGAGCATGCAGATCTGAATATGGCATTACCGGGTGTGGTGTTCGGTGCAGTTGGTACTGCCGGACAACGTTGTACTACAACCCGTCGTTTAATTATTCATGAATCGGTTTACGAAGCATTTAAAACCAAACTAGCGAATGCCTACACTCAACTACGTTTCGGAAACCCATTGGATGAAACAAACCATGTTGGACCGCTGATTGACAAAGATGCGGTTCAGCAATATCTAAATGCTATCGAAAAGGCAAAAAGTGAAGGTGCAACTATTGTAGTAGAGGGTGGCGTTTTAGCGGGTAACGGATTTGAATCGGGTTGCTATGTTAAACCAGCTATTTTTGAAGCCGAAAACCATTATGAGATCGTTCAGCATGAGACTTTTGCTCCGATCTTGTACATAATGAAATATAAAAACATTGAAGAAGCTATCGAACTACAAAATGGTGTTCCTCAAGGTCTATCATCAGCAATCATGACTACCCATCTGAGAGAAGCTGAAAAGTTCTTATCGCACGGAGGTTCAGATTGTGGAATTGCGAACGTCAATATTGGAACTTCAGGTGCAGAAATCGGAGGAGCTTTTGGAGGAGAAAAAGAAACCGGTGGAGGTCGTGAGTCAGGCTCAGATGCATGGAAAGTATACATGCGACGCCAGACTAACACCATAAATTACGGTGATGATTTGCCGTTGGCACAAGGAATTAAGTTTGATTTGTAG
- a CDS encoding AAA family ATPase gives MEETTFQNRIDFEQLNQSVSKIKEELAKVIVGQEKFIELLITAIFADGHVLIEGVPGVAKTLTAKLMAKTIKSNFSRIQFTPDLMPSDVLGTSVFNPSASNFEFKQGPIFSNIILIDEINRSPAKTQAALFEVMEERQVTNDGITYPMAFPFLVMATQNPIDQEGTYRLPEAQLDRFIFKIEVKYPSLAEEILILNGHHTGFANKLDEISSVLDSNTIAFLREKIRQVHVEPKLIEYIAQIVNSTRDNKFLYLGASPRASVAILNASKALAAIRGRDFVTPEDIQELAYPVLRHRIILSPEKEMEGATADDIIKLIVQKLEVPR, from the coding sequence ATGGAAGAAACAACATTTCAAAATCGCATCGACTTTGAACAATTGAATCAAAGCGTTTCTAAAATAAAAGAAGAACTAGCCAAGGTAATTGTTGGCCAAGAAAAGTTCATCGAATTACTCATTACAGCAATTTTTGCTGATGGACACGTACTTATTGAAGGTGTTCCGGGAGTAGCTAAAACGCTTACAGCTAAATTGATGGCTAAAACCATTAAATCTAATTTCAGCCGTATTCAATTTACTCCTGATTTAATGCCATCTGATGTCTTAGGAACATCCGTTTTTAATCCGTCAGCCTCTAATTTTGAGTTTAAGCAAGGTCCAATATTCTCTAATATTATTCTAATTGACGAGATCAACCGTTCACCTGCAAAAACTCAAGCTGCATTATTTGAAGTAATGGAGGAGCGTCAGGTAACAAATGACGGCATAACCTATCCGATGGCATTTCCTTTTTTGGTAATGGCAACCCAAAACCCAATTGACCAGGAAGGAACATATCGTTTACCAGAAGCACAATTGGATCGTTTTATTTTTAAGATCGAGGTAAAATACCCTTCTTTAGCTGAAGAGATCCTAATTTTAAATGGTCATCACACAGGTTTTGCCAATAAACTGGATGAAATTTCTTCGGTTTTAGACTCAAATACGATTGCCTTTTTGCGAGAGAAGATCCGTCAGGTGCACGTTGAACCAAAATTGATCGAGTATATTGCTCAAATCGTTAACAGTACACGTGATAACAAATTTCTGTACCTGGGAGCTTCACCAAGAGCTTCTGTCGCTATCCTAAATGCATCAAAAGCATTAGCAGCAATCAGAGGAAGGGATTTCGTAACACCTGAAGATATTCAGGAATTGGCTTATCCGGTTTTGCGCCACCGCATCATTCTTTCTCCAGAAAAAGAAATGGAGGGCGCCACCGCTGATGATATTATTAAACTCATTGTTCAAAAACTTGAAGTTCCGAGATAG
- a CDS encoding DUF4350 domain-containing protein codes for MKGNRKYIAILAAMIIAFGLIEYYRPKPIDWRITLSNKDKIPFGSYATFELLKDVFPKQSISSSRLPAFNQLTETNNNKGNYIFVTSYFAADENDTKELLKFVAKGNDLFIAATTFNGPFADTLKVHTGADFEEKQYVTKLLNVGKGRNFKFISPRENSFFDSLNHKTTVVLGRKSSGKPDFVKIKHGKGHVYLNVNSTAFSNYFVLDNATKDYAFQCLSYLPIKQVIWDEYTKQGRVGEDDVFRVLMEHPSLKWAYYIMILGIIIFIIFESKRRQRIIPIITPLPNNTLEFTKVVGALYFNKGDHHDAALKKINYLLEFIRTKFFERTNVIDDEFIEHIAEKTGWDKVKTKQLFEMIRWIKSRPEEYLLSEADLLLLNDLIEEFFEFVKK; via the coding sequence ATGAAAGGAAACCGTAAATATATTGCCATTCTTGCGGCCATGATTATTGCGTTTGGGCTAATTGAATATTATCGTCCGAAACCAATCGATTGGAGAATTACCTTATCAAATAAGGATAAGATACCGTTTGGCTCCTATGCAACTTTTGAGCTGTTGAAGGATGTGTTTCCGAAACAATCCATTTCTTCAAGTCGCTTGCCTGCATTTAACCAACTTACAGAAACCAATAACAACAAGGGAAATTACATTTTCGTTACCAGTTATTTTGCTGCCGATGAAAATGACACCAAAGAACTTTTAAAATTCGTTGCTAAAGGGAATGATTTATTTATTGCAGCAACAACCTTTAATGGCCCTTTTGCTGACACCTTAAAAGTTCATACCGGCGCCGATTTTGAGGAAAAACAATACGTAACCAAACTATTAAATGTTGGCAAAGGAAGAAATTTTAAGTTTATCTCGCCCAGAGAAAATAGTTTTTTTGACTCGTTAAATCACAAAACAACAGTCGTTTTGGGTAGAAAATCATCCGGCAAACCCGACTTTGTGAAAATAAAACATGGAAAAGGTCATGTTTACTTGAATGTTAATTCTACCGCTTTCTCCAATTACTTTGTACTCGACAATGCGACCAAGGATTACGCTTTCCAATGCCTTTCTTATTTGCCGATAAAACAGGTGATCTGGGATGAATACACCAAACAAGGACGAGTTGGAGAAGATGATGTCTTCAGAGTTTTAATGGAACATCCATCGCTAAAATGGGCTTACTACATCATGATATTGGGGATTATTATCTTCATTATTTTTGAAAGTAAACGTCGCCAGCGGATTATTCCCATTATTACACCTTTACCTAATAATACCTTAGAATTTACCAAGGTTGTTGGAGCCTTATACTTTAACAAAGGCGACCATCATGATGCTGCTTTAAAAAAGATCAATTATTTGCTTGAATTTATAAGAACCAAGTTTTTTGAGAGAACCAATGTAATTGATGATGAATTTATTGAGCATATTGCTGAAAAAACTGGTTGGGACAAAGTTAAAACCAAACAGTTATTTGAAATGATCCGCTGGATCAAATCGCGTCCCGAAGAATACCTATTATCAGAAGCTGATCTGCTTTTGCTAAACGATTTAATTGAAGAATTTTTCGAATTTGTAAAGAAATAA
- a CDS encoding type II toxin-antitoxin system Phd/YefM family antitoxin, producing MKVINYSDLRENLKSNLDYALEDEVTVKRPKGKGNVVILSEENYTSIMETLHLVSTEANRKHLIESIKQVEEGKVTSISVDDLWK from the coding sequence ATGAAAGTCATTAATTATTCTGATCTACGAGAAAACCTCAAATCAAATCTAGATTATGCTCTTGAAGATGAAGTGACTGTTAAGCGTCCAAAAGGAAAAGGTAATGTAGTTATATTATCAGAAGAAAATTATACATCTATTATGGAGACCTTACATTTAGTTTCAACAGAAGCAAATAGAAAACATTTGATCGAAAGTATTAAACAGGTTGAAGAAGGAAAAGTTACTTCAATTAGTGTTGATGATTTATGGAAGTAG
- a CDS encoding stage II sporulation protein M — MADTLKFHSIYLNESESDMREVVFVQKNEQKWKNFENNKDGSPDEIAENFIELTDDLAYSRTFYADSATTRYLNAVTSKFYLNIYKNKKESKNRFVTFWKYELPLTLATHRKQLLYSFLLFMIGMSIGVLSAAKDETFVRLILGDTYVNQTIANIEKGDPMAIYKSQGQADMFMGITINNIKVSFMAFVAGVLFSLGTAWILFSNGVMLGAFQFFFYQKGLLLTSVLSIWIHGTLEISAIILAGCAGLVMGNSILFPKTYSRLESFKQGARNGLKIVIGLVPVFIMAGFLESFITRYTQMPMALSLFIILASLSFVIYYFIIYPYRLTKPLNAVQD, encoded by the coding sequence TTGGCTGATACTTTAAAGTTTCATAGCATTTACCTTAACGAGAGCGAGTCTGATATGCGAGAAGTAGTTTTTGTACAAAAGAACGAACAAAAGTGGAAAAACTTTGAGAACAACAAAGATGGAAGTCCTGATGAAATTGCTGAGAATTTTATAGAACTTACAGACGACTTAGCTTATTCACGTACGTTTTATGCTGATTCTGCGACCACTCGCTACCTAAACGCGGTTACATCAAAGTTCTATCTAAATATCTACAAAAACAAAAAGGAAAGTAAAAACCGTTTTGTTACGTTTTGGAAATATGAGCTTCCATTAACGCTTGCCACACACCGCAAGCAACTACTCTATTCGTTCCTGCTATTTATGATAGGAATGTCTATTGGAGTACTTTCTGCAGCTAAAGACGAGACCTTTGTACGATTGATTCTTGGAGATACTTATGTAAACCAAACAATCGCCAATATTGAAAAAGGAGACCCAATGGCTATCTACAAAAGCCAGGGACAAGCGGATATGTTTATGGGTATTACCATCAACAACATAAAAGTATCGTTTATGGCATTTGTTGCAGGGGTGTTGTTTTCGCTTGGTACCGCGTGGATCTTATTCTCAAATGGCGTTATGCTTGGCGCTTTTCAATTCTTCTTTTATCAAAAAGGATTATTACTCACCTCCGTTTTGTCGATCTGGATACACGGAACGCTAGAAATTTCGGCAATTATTTTGGCTGGTTGTGCCGGTTTGGTAATGGGTAACAGCATTTTATTCCCTAAAACCTATTCGCGGTTAGAATCCTTTAAACAAGGTGCAAGAAACGGCCTTAAAATAGTAATCGGACTGGTTCCAGTATTTATTATGGCTGGCTTTCTCGAAAGCTTTATTACCCGCTATACACAAATGCCAATGGCGTTAAGTTTATTTATTATACTTGCCTCTTTAAGCTTTGTAATTTATTATTTCATCATATATCCATATCGTTTAACTAAACCACTAAATGCAGTACAAGATTAA
- a CDS encoding low molecular weight protein-tyrosine-phosphatase, giving the protein MKILMVCLGNICRSPMAEGIMRDLIRKNNLNWEVDSCGTGSWHIGEAPDKRAQRTAQSFGVDITSLRARQFSIADFNEFDRIYVMDTSNHQNVLKMAPDEQSRQKVDLLLNSCMPGENCEVADPWFDESLFIPVYKQIEQACQKIIESNR; this is encoded by the coding sequence ATGAAAATTTTGATGGTTTGTTTGGGCAATATTTGCCGATCGCCGATGGCAGAAGGCATTATGCGTGATCTGATCAGGAAGAATAATTTAAATTGGGAAGTTGATTCTTGTGGTACGGGAAGCTGGCACATTGGCGAAGCTCCAGATAAACGTGCTCAACGCACAGCACAAAGCTTTGGCGTGGATATAACCAGTTTGCGGGCGCGACAATTTTCGATAGCTGATTTTAATGAGTTCGACCGTATTTATGTAATGGATACATCTAACCATCAAAATGTATTAAAAATGGCTCCAGACGAGCAAAGTAGGCAGAAAGTTGATCTTTTGCTAAACTCATGTATGCCCGGAGAAAATTGTGAAGTGGCTGATCCTTGGTTTGATGAATCGTTGTTTATTCCGGTTTATAAGCAAATTGAGCAGGCCTGCCAGAAAATAATAGAAAGTAATAGATAA
- a CDS encoding Txe/YoeB family addiction module toxin — protein MEVVFSEKAIEDLCFWKESNNIKAQEKITQLIKSFMESPFKGIGKPEPLKYGLAGYWSRRITAEHRLVYKVDNDKLIIIALRFHY, from the coding sequence ATGGAAGTAGTTTTTTCGGAAAAAGCTATTGAAGATTTGTGCTTCTGGAAAGAGTCTAATAACATAAAAGCGCAAGAAAAAATAACTCAATTGATAAAATCCTTTATGGAAAGCCCTTTTAAGGGGATTGGGAAACCTGAGCCGTTAAAATATGGACTTGCCGGTTATTGGAGCCGTAGAATTACAGCGGAGCACCGATTAGTTTACAAAGTTGACAATGATAAACTGATAATCATTGCACTTCGATTTCATTATTAG
- a CDS encoding DUF4129 domain-containing protein has protein sequence MKATFRVLFLLILLTAVRTSAGFASASPAISCPNDTTRVLTRLPLNSSIEKFNSDPEFQYKKDIAPQTDWWGKFWQWVYRLFDRLFSGLNYGNFWQYVFILIIAGTATFVILKLLGINLTALFSRRSADIDLPYETLHEDVRIMDFDKLIADAIDNRNFRLAVRLYYLKTLKELNNRSMITWKPEKTNHNYITELSALHLKEGFQQMTHQFEFVWYGEFDLAENEFNAIRQSFLSFHQQII, from the coding sequence ATGAAGGCGACTTTTAGAGTATTATTTCTTTTAATTCTTTTAACAGCAGTAAGAACCAGTGCCGGATTCGCATCGGCCTCTCCGGCTATTTCATGCCCCAACGATACAACTCGGGTTTTAACACGGTTGCCTTTAAACTCAAGTATTGAGAAGTTCAACTCTGACCCCGAGTTTCAGTATAAAAAAGACATTGCACCTCAAACCGATTGGTGGGGGAAATTCTGGCAATGGGTTTACAGATTGTTTGATAGATTATTTTCAGGACTAAATTACGGTAACTTCTGGCAATATGTTTTCATTCTTATTATTGCCGGTACAGCTACTTTTGTTATTTTAAAATTGCTGGGAATTAACCTGACTGCATTATTTAGCAGAAGGAGTGCAGATATCGATCTTCCTTATGAAACCCTACATGAAGATGTAAGGATAATGGATTTTGACAAATTAATTGCCGATGCCATTGATAACAGAAACTTCCGCTTGGCAGTTCGTTTGTACTACCTAAAAACATTAAAAGAATTGAACAACCGTTCCATGATTACCTGGAAGCCTGAAAAAACTAACCATAATTATATCACAGAGCTATCTGCATTGCATCTGAAAGAGGGTTTTCAGCAAATGACACATCAATTCGAATTTGTTTGGTACGGAGAGTTCGATCTGGCTGAAAATGAATTTAACGCTATTCGACAATCGTTTTTATCCTTTCATCAACAAATCATCTGA
- a CDS encoding DUF58 domain-containing protein, which translates to MSNRFFAALIACGLLFVIAFFIPVLFIPAKLLFAIFILLTAIDFISLFSIKEAFFSRRFMAEKLSNGSENEIILYLENKYNFSVNVKVIDEIPHQFQKRDALFKESLKKGQTKKLKYLLRPVKRGEYEFGAINIFISSIIGLARRRFRFEQGKTVPVYPSFIQMRKYELLAISNRLQEIGIKRIRRIGHSSEFEQIKAYVPGDDTRTINWKATARKSSLMVNNYQDEKSQQVYCIIDKGRAMKMPFEGLSLLDYSINASLVLANSAMIKGDKAGIITFSSRISSVLKADKKPVHLQHILELLYNQRTNYQESDYESLFANIRLNINQRSLLVLFTNFESRAGMRRQLPYLQRLAKHHLLLVVFFENTELEELLDSKPENTEDIYLKTIAEKFSYDKKLIVKELNQHGIHTVLTPPSKLTVNTLNKYLEFKSRGLI; encoded by the coding sequence TTGAGCAATAGATTTTTCGCCGCCTTAATAGCCTGCGGATTATTGTTTGTTATTGCTTTTTTTATCCCGGTATTATTTATACCGGCAAAGCTTCTTTTTGCCATTTTCATCCTTTTAACAGCCATTGATTTCATCTCCTTATTCAGCATTAAAGAGGCTTTTTTCAGTCGTCGTTTCATGGCTGAAAAGTTGTCAAATGGAAGCGAAAATGAGATCATTCTGTATTTAGAAAACAAATACAATTTCAGTGTAAACGTAAAGGTGATTGATGAGATCCCTCATCAGTTTCAGAAAAGGGACGCTCTTTTTAAAGAATCATTAAAAAAGGGGCAGACAAAAAAATTAAAATATCTACTTCGACCTGTAAAACGGGGCGAATATGAATTTGGGGCCATTAACATTTTCATTTCTTCGATAATTGGATTGGCTCGTCGCCGATTCCGCTTTGAACAAGGGAAAACAGTACCAGTTTATCCGTCATTCATTCAAATGCGGAAGTATGAATTATTGGCTATCTCCAACCGGTTACAGGAAATAGGTATTAAACGGATTCGTAGAATAGGTCATAGTTCGGAGTTTGAGCAAATCAAAGCTTATGTACCAGGCGATGACACCCGAACTATTAACTGGAAGGCCACTGCGCGCAAATCGTCTCTGATGGTTAATAACTATCAGGATGAAAAATCGCAACAGGTGTATTGCATCATTGACAAAGGGCGTGCAATGAAGATGCCTTTTGAGGGATTGAGCTTATTGGATTATTCTATCAATGCATCGCTGGTACTTGCTAATTCGGCAATGATAAAGGGAGATAAAGCCGGAATCATCACCTTCTCAAGCAGAATCAGCAGTGTATTGAAAGCCGACAAAAAGCCGGTGCATCTACAGCATATCTTGGAATTACTTTATAACCAGCGTACCAATTACCAGGAGTCTGATTATGAGTCTTTGTTTGCCAATATCCGGTTAAATATTAATCAGCGCAGTTTACTGGTGCTGTTTACGAACTTTGAAAGTCGGGCAGGAATGCGCAGACAATTGCCTTACTTACAACGCCTGGCTAAACATCACTTGTTGTTAGTGGTATTCTTTGAAAATACAGAATTGGAGGAATTACTCGACTCTAAACCGGAAAACACAGAGGATATTTACCTTAAAACAATTGCTGAAAAGTTCTCTTACGACAAGAAATTAATCGTTAAAGAGCTTAATCAACACGGAATTCATACAGTGTTAACACCTCCGTCAAAACTGACAGTAAATACGCTGAATAAATACCTTGAATTTAAATCAAGAGGCCTGATATAA
- a CDS encoding alpha/beta fold hydrolase, whose translation MNTKSVSTLIFILITFLACGQTIKPKQSILFDKSRNREIPIAVYSNGKDQKQPVAIISHGYGGGNTAYGFIANQLVSLGYYVVSIQHDLKGDIPMPTSGDIMVVRKPYWQRGVDNIQFVIAELKKIKKNLDFNKLLLVGHSNGGDMSMLFATEYPDQVDKVISLDNRRMTVPRTRSPRILYLKATDTEPDPGVLPTVDEQEEFSISIVYLKDGKHNDLWDGASTIVKKEVMGAIEGFLK comes from the coding sequence ATGAACACCAAATCAGTATCAACACTAATATTCATTTTAATCACTTTTCTGGCCTGTGGCCAAACTATAAAACCTAAGCAATCCATTCTGTTTGATAAGTCCAGGAATAGGGAAATTCCTATAGCTGTTTATTCAAATGGCAAGGATCAGAAGCAACCTGTCGCGATTATTAGCCACGGTTATGGAGGAGGAAATACAGCCTATGGATTTATAGCGAACCAATTGGTATCCCTTGGGTATTATGTTGTATCCATTCAGCATGATCTTAAAGGAGATATTCCAATGCCTACTTCAGGAGATATTATGGTGGTTAGAAAACCTTATTGGCAACGCGGCGTCGATAACATTCAGTTTGTAATAGCGGAATTAAAAAAGATTAAGAAGAACCTGGACTTTAATAAATTACTTTTAGTTGGTCATTCCAATGGTGGTGATATGTCTATGCTGTTTGCTACAGAATATCCCGATCAGGTTGATAAAGTTATTTCTCTTGATAACCGGAGGATGACAGTTCCACGCACGCGAAGCCCACGAATTTTATACTTAAAGGCTACTGATACAGAACCTGATCCCGGAGTTCTTCCAACAGTAGATGAGCAGGAAGAGTTTAGTATCAGTATTGTTTATCTAAAAGATGGAAAGCATAATGATCTCTGGGATGGAGCATCTACAATAGTCAAAAAGGAAGTAATGGGTGCAATTGAAGGTTTTCTAAAATAG